In Sebastes fasciatus isolate fSebFas1 chromosome 8, fSebFas1.pri, whole genome shotgun sequence, the DNA window ctgtattttcagagaagctcacctgggaGTCCAGaactgtaccgaggtatttaaagttttccacagtttcaacatgtgaAACTGGCTTGTGTCATTTGTGgtcagtaaattcatctaaactgggttgaaaaacgatgcaatgtggatgccatggtaatgaataacgtctgactattaaccacacccccattctctgtttgagaacgTAAcccaaaaaaacaggaagtaaaactggcttTAAATTCCAGTTTTGAAACAGTTTTTCATTTCTGTTTCAGGACTCAGAATGTTGACAGCGTCGCAGAGCATTTCTAAGACCAacatattgatatttttctgataagtatttaataaaaaataagaaatataaataaaaacatctctTCTAAAAGTCTCATGAGAATTTCACACCTCAACATGAAGTGTTGAAAGCTGGTGCCGGGGCAGAGGGCTGAGGTTAACGATGATGGTGAAGCAACTTTCTGTGGCTGCGCTCCAAATcttatactttttatttgtattcttagtacatactgcagcttcccttacaaagtacatactgttgaatgcagtatgcatacaactTCATCAGACaattgtgccttgaactttgacccgcTTGCTCATaaggtgccttcaaatggggccGTGTTCATGAGAAGAACACCCCCCTCTTGTCGTAtccacgacctcgtaagtggaacgtttctgaaagctcagagttcacgagttgtgactcACACTCaacgccaacacacacacacggtcggttggaaactcgctaaggttacgcagactacgtgtgtggcgagcacgaagcctccggcaatgctagagctgctaacgtagcacaaatacacgctgtttgttggccactcgctaaagctatgccgggcagacaaagtatcgttacgccgggcagacacactaaactaaacgtgcggtggagacttttattgggaaagtggctgcatgtccgcgacactacacgcagcatcgtggctgctaagttaacgctcccggacgggtgaactggggactcccgtcaacgatatctgttgtgctcctacagctggtacaccgctgcatgtgaggcacaaatcttgtcggttaataatcggttaacgagggtcagttatcggttaagaacatttttcaaaattagcatccctaacagctagcgggtcattgttgtgaaagaatccccttcagggcgatgagagaccccgaccggctcgctgtacattatcccttacatattgtatttttagtcATCTAATGTATGTCTTCATAATCATATAATATGTCtgagaaaaatgttgatattctcaacggcctcatcttcttcctctgtcattatgcctttacatttcctgcattatgttacccgcttgctagctcGCAAAATGTTTAGcttctgtggcttctagacgccgacagtaacgttaatattgccgttgcttagcagcggcgtTCTTCACGCcttaaccacttgaatgccaagcatatcatgtacacgacttcccaaaCTCACAACTTTAATTTGAAGGCTTCAATATATCCGccgtgcagaggattgtgggacaaacaaaaacagaaagtcTTTTcctgctccacacacacagtgttgttTTCGATGATAATACAGTAAGTGACTTCTTTCCTGGGAGAAGCTGCTGTTTATTTGCATGTGCTTTGACATCTCTATGATGTCTATTCAAATGAGCTGCAGCTACATAATAAAAAGTGACTGAGCTGCTGTGTGACGTCAGGCTGCTTCATGTAAATATATACAGCCTTACAGAAACGTGTCTGTTCAGAATCACACCTCTTAAAATATCTAACAGGTCAGTCAGTACTGAAATAGTGAAGCGAGGCATCCTGAGCAGCGACCGCTCTGCTCCATCCTCCTCTCGGTTACCGTCTCAACATGAAGCTTTAAATGCAGTTCTGTGGTCAAACAGAGAAACAGGCAGAAATAACCTGCAGGTTCATCAGTGTTTCTATTTGTGTCACGTTACACCGACACAGTTCACCACCCACAGGAAGCTTGAGTGAAGGCAGCATGCATTATCGTCGATGCTCGAAATCCTCCTCTGTGTTATAAAGTGTGTCTGTAGTGATGGTTTAGATGATTTAGAGTAGAATAGTGGTACTAGTTGTGTTAAGGTGAGTCTGCAGGTCGGGCTGTTTGTTCCCGTGGGTCAGCCAAAGTTAGTCAATAATCCTGCTTCCTCATTCTCTGTGTGGTCGCTCTCTCAGGTCGGTTCATTATTAACCCGCCAAGAAACTTCCTCGTTGTTGTTCTTCCTGAAATGACTCATCAGAGAAAGAGACCTGAAAGACTCTCCTGAGACGCTACTCTGTCTCAGTCTGACCTCAGGTTtatatttaaagtaaaagtctGCTTCATATTTCTTCATGTTCAGACtcaaatacaaaacacaaatacacatgaaacatattttactaataattataGTGTTCACAAGTAAAATATGTGACAAAAGTAGTGAAGAATATCTGGAAAATGtgtcaaaaatattattaataatatataattattagtGAAAGCGTGTAGCTATAGTGTGCAGCTGTAGTTGTGTAGCTTTAGCATGCGGCTGTAATTGTGTAGCTGTAGCGCGTAGCTGTATTGTGCAGCTAAAGTTGTGTAACTGTAGTGTGTAGCTGTGTAGCTGTAGCGTGTAGCTGTAGTGTGCCACTGTAGCGTGTAGCTGTAGCGTACAGCTATAGTGTGTAGCTGTACCTTGTAGCTGTAGCGTGTAGCTGTAATGTGCAGCTGTAGTTTTGTAGCTGTAGTGTGCAGCTGTAGTTGTGTAGCTAAATCTGTAGCTGTAGTGTGCAGCTATAGTGTGTAGCTTTACCGTGTAGCTGTAGCATGTAGCTGTAGTGTGCAGCTGTAGGGTGCAGCTGTAGTTATGTATCTGTAGCGTGTATCTGTAGCATACAGCTATAGTGTGTAGCTTTACCTTGTAGCTGTAGCGTGTAGCTGTAGTTTTGTAGCTGTAGTGTGCGGCTGTAGTTATGTATCTGTAGCGTGTAGCTGTAGTGTGCAGCTGTAGTTGTGTAGCTTTAGCATGTAGCTGTATCGTGTAGCGTGTAGCTGTAGCGTGCAGCTGTTACTGTCTTTTTGTACCAGatagttaattgtcatgtttttatCATATAATTTCAGTTTTATGGTATAGAAATTATGTGAGATAATATTCctcttaatgtgtgtgtgttacaggtgGTGCGTTCACAGACCTCGGTGGTAAATAGAGATCCCAGTTTGACCACTGAGGAAGGAGCTCTGAAGGAAAACATCAAGAAGAACCGATACAAAGACATCCTACCATGTAGGGACACACCacctcctctgtgtcctcacttccttccttccttccttccttccttccttccttccttccttccttccttccttccttctctctctcgctctaaaACGATGTGAAGACAAATTCACGTTTGAATAaggtctttatatttcctgctgGGAGACGTAAGAGAGGAAATCTGTAAATGAAAGGATAGTTTCATAACCTTTGAACAATAAcgacaatatttccctctgagatgtagtggagctACATACTCAAGTAAATGCACTTAGTCCTCCATCACTTCCATTggagacatgttagacagactTGAAAATAATGTGAATCTGTGTGTGTAGATGACCAGACTCGGGTGGTGTTGTCTCTTCTGACCTCAGACTCTGACTCCGACTACATCAACGCCAACTTCATCAAGGTGAGCGCTGCTTCCTTCCTCTGAgtcagaaagtttgtgacccagcagccatattgagatcagtttaggaaataccaagcactgcccaccagccggagcaaactttctaattttttcagctaaacagtacactacaagatgattctgaaaacatttgaggagagaaatagacattacagtaacataatattgtttcatatttgatcagcgtcgcctagtttgattgtttgatcggagtttacgagtgattgacagctgcctccgttgaatggactgccaataggaacgctctctctctgaaatgacctgtgattggtcaaagtctcccgtcacgggctagatttcttaaagcctgaaaacagagccatgaggaggtgcagaagtctggttttctctcagaacacttgaattacaatatgctgaaaggttattatggaatttttttcgCAATGATGGCAAtaaactgcctactgcaggtttaagtaacgtctgattataatgtgattattgGCTGTGTGAGAGCTGATAGAGCTCAGCTCGTCAGAAAACAGGTTTGATGAGACACAGGTTGTCGGTTTGAATCTATCTCAAACTTTTATAATTTTAGTATTTTTCTACTTTAAAGTCCAaccaaaaaatttaaaaaaacttcCATGTTCTTATTTCTCTGGAGTTGATGTTTTCATTTATGTTcaatttacattcacattaattgtgaacattaatatagtcatttattcatttaatagaATCGCGTTAAGAAAACGTTATGAGTGTCCACCCACGTTGAGACGGCAGTTACTAATGAAGTCTTtgacaaacaataaaacacaaaagagtaGAAAACTAAACACATATTTACTTCTTTGCTTgttattctgtgtgtgtttttttgtagtcTCTGTAAGTGTGTGGTGTACTTAGTCTGCAGCCTGTGTGTTGTAATGTTGGTGTTTGTCCTGCAGGGGGCGTCAGCATGCAGCAGCTACATCGCCTCGCAGGCTCCTCTCAGCTCCACGTTGACAGACTTCTGGAGGATGATCTGGCAGCATGACATCAAggtccaacacacactcaccacgAACCAGTCATGGCCAGTTAATTACAGGAATTAGTCTGGGTCTGCCCGGGAATTAGTCTCAGCCACTGAGAACTACACAGCTACAATAATTCAATAACCTTTGCTCTTAACTTTCAAGCAATTTAATATGTTAgactgaaaatgtttttatcgTCAGATGGAGGAGGCTCTGTCTAATGTctggaactgtgtgtgtgtttcaggtgatAGTCATGGCCTGCAGAGAAATAGAGATGGGAAAGGTAAAAATGATAATGATTTTGGAGccattctttatttatttatttgtacatttGTTACCtgaatgcagaaaatgaggtaGGGCACCCaaaggcatttaaaaaaaaaaaaatgtatttatattattttatttttatatggtGACCAGTGTCCCCGAGatggtggcgccctaggcgaccgcctatatggcctatgccttaagccggccctgatgataataatgataataataatctaaactATAACTCTGATGATTGAAAAATGATGATATATTTCAAcatatattttgatttattgtcTCTTAATTTTGACTTAAATGAGTACCTCATAGTTTTAATTAATATGTCATTACTGGGAAAATGTGATATATTTTCTCACGCGAAATTGTGATGTAGCagtattattatgttattatgtatCTCATCATTTTGGATTGACCATAATGATTTTATAAAATTTATTTTCGTTATTCTTCAACATTTAATTATTAccttaatatttattttctacCAGAAATGATTCAAATAGAAACAGAAAAGtgtacatttatataaatatgtacatatataattTCTATGTTTCCATTCTAATTAATAATGAATCTCAGTTATCAGTGTTGAagatgaatgtgtttttattaaaatgaacTGTGGTCGTATTTTTTGTGCTCTGCAGAAGAAGTGTGAGTGTTACTGGTCTCCAGTTCACCAGTCTGCTGCGTTCGGACCGTTTACTGTCTGCAAcgtgagaacacacacacacacacacacacacacacacacacacacacacactgagctcatAGAAgattatttctaatattttactacatttaaaTCAACGAGAAGGAACTTTTatgttgtgttgattttggcgccCTCTGTGGACTGACTAGTGTTTCCCATAAGCACCACCGCCTCATGTCGTAAAGATCTTCATCTAAACACATAAAGCTTTGCAGATAACatttatggaggacagaacctgccaaaatcaaaaataaatgaaaaaataaatacatgacttgatgaataaataaatatcattaaatttagcacaaataacattaaaaataaatgtagctattaatgaattgataaaatgagacataaattgatatttctgttttaatttgctttatcatttattcatcattgtATGAATTCCCAtgaattatttgtatttatttttttaatttatttatttagcatttactttatttattcatttatctttgcattatttatttattttttactttatttatttatttattattgcatttatttatttatttttatttatttaatatatttatttttaaatgcatgtaattatgtatgtacaatatatagacAATAGACTATAGACAATCTTCTCACTGATGGAAAAAGTATGAGTATGATGagtattgcgactttttttctttattactttattctcgaaatctcagattaatttcttttcctcagtgtggccctaatactccgtcatacaaAGGGGCCCATGTAGAGTGTTTATGTGGTTAAACTGAGACTGTCAGAACCATTAGAAacctcctcacagtaactttaactGAGTCAAACATGTCTGCTGTATTTAAACATGTAGTTCCTGTGTGTCTCCAGCAGGGGGAGGCGCGTCCTAATGAAGACATAGTGGTCAGAGATCTGACTGTCACCTACCAGCAGGTAATTCTTTAGGATTCTTGAGGATGTAACGTGTAAACCAGACAGACCTGGAGTTGTTCTCTTTTGATGGAGCTACgctaacagtttccctctgcttccagtctttgtgctaagctaggctaaataTGTCCTGCACCTGGATCTACTAATGGGATTGATTTGGGGGCTCAGACTCATTGATatcaacctcctcctcctctttttcccgctcttcttcctcctcttcctcctcttcctcctcctcctcctcttcttctctcttcctcctcctcctcatcttcctcctctttgtcatcctcctccttgtccccctcttcctcctccatcctcttcttcctcgtccccctcttcctcatccacctcctcttcctcctccttcttctcctcctcctctctcttcttcctcatcctcctcttcctctctccttctccatcctcttcctcctcatcctcctcttcctcctcgttttcctctctcctcctccatgtcctcatcctcctcttcctcctctctctcctctctccctccctcctcctcctcctcttctctcctcttcctctctcctcctccatgtcctcatcctgctcttcttcctctctctcctcctctctccccccctcctcctcctcctcttctctcctcttcctcctcctcctcctcctcctcctcaggtcAGCCGTTCAGTGACTCAGTATCAGTTCTTGTCGTGGCCGGATCACGACGTTCCCTACGAGGCTGCAGGAGTTCTGGACCTGCTGGAGAGAACAAGAACCAGTCAGGGAACACACACCTCACCTCTGCTGGTACACTGCaggtacacacacgcacacatgcacacacacacacgcacacacacacactaaacggCTGCTAATTTCACGTCATTACTGCAGCTTGTTGTTGCCAGCAGCACAGATCGCAGGTCAGATGGTCATTAACATTCAACAGGCCGTTACACACATATGGCAgcttatcacacacacacacacacacacacacacacacacacacacacacacacaccacacatgcacacacacacacacacaaactcacaggcacacacactcccacacacaggGAGCAGGAGGCTGTGAATATGCAGCAGGTAACACCAGCTATCGATGGCACAGCGAACATGAACACTGCatctgttcctgtgtgtgtgtctgtatgtgtgtgtgtgtgtgtgtgtgtgtgtgtgtgtgcgtgtgtgcgtgtgtgcgtgtgtgcgtgcgtgcgtgcgtgcgtgcgtgcgtgcgtgcgtgcgtgtgtgcgtgtgtgtgtcacagtgcGGGCTGTGGGAGGACAGGAGTCATCTGTGCTCTCGAATACATCCATGACCTGCTGGGTACCAAGGTAACACATGATGACACAAAGACCTCTTCAGAGAAATACTGCATCCATAAGTACTTCTACTACACTGTACTCTGATAAAGTAACTTCTGTGAAGTAAAAACCTGAACATCATTTTACCAACtacatatattttcttgtttgtgttttgatgtTCTAGAtaatttgctttttgttttcacTCTTGTTTATTTATCCATGGGTCGTATTTCATCctccataaaataataaaaagtaacagcaataacacaaaataagGAAGTCAGTAAATAAGGAAATAAGTAgcctaaataaatatataaaaacttttGTTGCAAATATATGTTTTTCTTGCAGATTCTTCTCGGGCAAAATTCAGCAACAAAACCAATCAAAATATGAGAGTAAAATAACCAGAAAAATAACAGAGTTGATGTTGATGCTGCAGCAGTGTTTGAGTGTTTGAGTGTGTTGCTTCCTGTCGTCTGCAGCAGATCACAGCAGACTTCAGCATCATGAAGGTCATCCTGGAGCTCCGCAGACAGAGACCCTCTTCAGTCCAAACTAAAGTAGGTGGATTTAAAGCATCGAGCCCACAGGGGGCGCTCTGTGCTGCTGTACAATAGGCTCGTTCCAGATGAGCCAGGCCTCAGTAGAATCCATCACCAGCGATCGGCGCGCACacaatgcatgccggttagatttgtgtccgacttgatcccgacttgctctgacgtcatgcacatgtgggcaacgataacctcacgagatcgagtCGGCCGCAGGTTTTAGAGCCAGGCGtcgcagttgctctccaccgactgcaagacccagggcattatgggaaacgcctggctgtcgcctgatcaaagagctgattggctcttagtttgaCGACAAACACCACGAGTTGTAGAAAGTCtgaactttctgtgtaattttaatatttaacactagattGTAGAATATTAGACTcatgtgcaatgaaggtttcatctgttgaCAAACACaacttgtgtggttgataataacataatcctcctcctcctcctcctcctcctcctcctccaggagcAGTACCAGTTCATCTTCACGGCGGCCGCCTGCATGTTTGAACGCTTCCTGCAGTCAGACAGCAGTCGTCAGCTCCTCGGACACCTGTCTCAGGTAAGACATATTtagactcctcctcctcttccttctcctcctcctcctcctcctcctcctcctcctcctcctccacctgtcTCAGgtaaaacacatgtagactcttcctcctcttcctcctcttacTGTCTCAGGTAAAACACATTtaggctcctcctcctcctcctcctcctccacctccacctgtcTCAGgtaaaacacatgtagactcttcctcctcctcctcctcctccaccacctccacctgtctCAGGTAAAACACATTtaggctcctcctcctcctcctcctcctcctcctcctcatcctcctcctcctcctcctcctcctcctcctcctccacctcctgtctCAGgtaaaacacatgtagactcttcctcctcttcctcctcctcctcctcttactgTCTCAGgtaaaacacatgtagactcttcctcctcctcctcctcctccaccacctccacctgtctCAGGTAAAACACATTtaggctcctcctcctcctcctcctcctcctcctcctcctcctcctcctcctcctgtctc includes these proteins:
- the ptpn18 gene encoding tyrosine-protein phosphatase non-receptor type 18 yields the protein MELLSSLLSTLRTVDPGTLDQEFNVVRSQTSVVNRDPSLTTEEGALKENIKKNRYKDILPYDQTRVVLSLLTSDSDSDYINANFIKGASACSSYIASQAPLSSTLTDFWRMIWQHDIKVIVMACREIEMGKKKCECYWSPVHQSAAFGPFTVCNQGEARPNEDIVVRDLTVTYQQVSRSVTQYQFLSWPDHDVPYEAAGVLDLLERTRTSQGTHTSPLLVHCSAGCGRTGVICALEYIHDLLGTKQITADFSIMKVILELRRQRPSSVQTKEQYQFIFTAAACMFERFLQSDSSRQLLGHLSQKPENKTTRSPASSSKRLSRLTDMNDTYAVVNKPRHAPPPSAEPAYSVVAPPPRSNRTLPPSHHYDNDPAGASAAPIYSTVTPRGKPHSLPLSATPIYEPASAANHRLGEGPPSLSNSGDYHLMPATRLSPTDEDYEEFSCSVSDISSLCSPGGIGFNLRVQKPRGPRDPPAEWSRLER